In Mucilaginibacter boryungensis, a single window of DNA contains:
- a CDS encoding tetratricopeptide repeat protein, translated as MEEDFEFDFSEDPKFSVERYEEMIRNHDQYFFDAQAFENIIDYYIEKNDPARALQVTEYARNQHPFAAIFLIKQAQLLVVSNRIAEALTCLEKAEMLEASDADIYIIRGNLFENLERFSEALENYEKALDLAEETDDILLHIAYVYQNMGDYDTAITYLKLCLEQNMENQDALYELAFCYDVMDNQEESVQFYQQYIDNEPYSYAAWYNLGNAFTKLGLFEKAIDAYDYAILIKDSFASAYFNKGNALVNLEKYQEAIDVYRHTFEYEQPNADTYCAIGECYEKLEQMDEARAFYKKAVKMDNKLADAWFGIGVTLDFEERYFEALHFYKKALDLDIANADYWFAIADAEYKLGHLPEAEAAYEKVVELNPLDVDAWLDYSSILYEQTRLVDAIEVIAQAIKNNPEAAELYYRMVAYLFAKGEYNEALSQLELALASDPEKHYILFDYLPQLQKNKVILDIINRYANK; from the coding sequence ATGGAAGAAGATTTTGAATTTGATTTTAGCGAGGATCCGAAGTTCTCTGTCGAACGTTACGAAGAGATGATCCGAAATCATGATCAGTATTTTTTTGACGCGCAGGCGTTTGAAAACATTATTGATTATTATATCGAAAAGAACGATCCGGCCCGCGCCCTGCAGGTAACAGAATATGCCCGCAACCAGCACCCATTTGCCGCCATTTTTCTGATTAAACAGGCCCAGCTACTGGTAGTAAGCAACCGCATTGCCGAGGCATTAACCTGCCTTGAAAAGGCTGAGATGCTGGAAGCCAGTGATGCCGATATTTATATCATCCGTGGTAATTTATTTGAGAACCTGGAGCGGTTTAGCGAAGCTTTAGAGAACTACGAAAAAGCGCTTGACCTGGCCGAAGAAACCGACGATATTTTACTGCACATTGCCTACGTTTATCAAAACATGGGCGATTATGATACCGCCATTACCTACCTGAAACTGTGTTTGGAACAAAACATGGAGAACCAGGATGCTTTATACGAGCTGGCTTTCTGTTACGATGTGATGGACAACCAGGAGGAAAGCGTGCAGTTCTATCAGCAGTATATTGATAACGAACCGTACAGCTATGCGGCCTGGTATAATCTGGGCAATGCGTTTACCAAGTTAGGCCTGTTTGAAAAAGCGATAGATGCTTATGATTATGCCATCCTGATCAAGGACAGTTTTGCATCGGCTTATTTTAATAAAGGCAATGCGCTGGTAAACCTGGAGAAATACCAGGAAGCTATTGACGTGTACCGTCATACTTTTGAGTACGAACAACCCAATGCCGATACTTACTGCGCCATTGGCGAATGTTACGAGAAGCTGGAACAGATGGACGAAGCCCGGGCTTTTTACAAAAAGGCGGTAAAGATGGATAATAAGCTGGCCGATGCCTGGTTTGGGATAGGTGTAACGCTTGATTTTGAAGAGCGTTATTTTGAGGCTTTGCATTTCTATAAAAAAGCCTTAGACCTGGATATTGCCAATGCCGACTACTGGTTTGCCATTGCCGATGCCGAGTATAAATTAGGCCACTTGCCCGAAGCTGAAGCAGCTTACGAAAAAGTAGTGGAACTTAACCCGCTTGATGTGGACGCCTGGCTGGATTATTCATCTATCCTGTATGAACAAACCCGATTGGTTGATGCTATTGAGGTGATTGCCCAGGCTATAAAAAACAATCCCGAAGCGGCCGAACTGTATTACCGTATGGTAGCCTACCTGTTTGCCAAAGGCGAGTATAACGAGGCACTTAGTCAGTTGGAACTGGCCCTGGCATCCGACCCTGAGAAACATTATATATTGTTTGACTACTTGCCCCAATTGCAAAAAAATAAAGTGATACTGGATATTATTAACCGGTACGCCAATAAGTAG
- the amaB gene encoding L-piperidine-6-carboxylate dehydrogenase, with translation MNFNISTILERLHINAKNDAFSIGGSTWGSSAGATVKKITSPVDGKVIASVKMATTANYEQAVNAAQQAFTVWRTMPAPKRGEIVRQVGDALRKYKDDLGRLVSYEMGKSLQEGWGEVQEMIDICDFAVGQSRQLYGLTMHSERTQHRMYEQYHPLGVVGIISAFNFPVAVWSWNAALAWVCGNTCIWKPSEKTPLTAIACQHIVQEVFKQNNIPDGVSCLVIGDREVGELMANDARVPLVSATGSTRMGKAVATAVAGRLGRSLLELGGNNAIIITEDANLDMALIGAVFGAVGTAGQRCTTTRRLIIHESVYESFKQKLVKAYAQIRIGNPLDEHNHMGPLIDADAVKLYLDAIVKCKNEGGKFVVKGGKLEGAGYESGCYVKPCIAEVENSFAIVQHETFAPILYLIKYKTLDEAIALQNGVPQGLSSAIMTNNLRQAEQFLSYAGSDCGIANVNIGTSGAEIGGAFGGEKETGGGRESGSDAWKVYMRRQTNTINYSTTLPLAQGIKFDL, from the coding sequence ATGAATTTTAATATATCCACCATTTTAGAGCGTTTACATATTAACGCCAAAAACGACGCATTTAGTATAGGCGGCAGCACCTGGGGCAGCAGCGCCGGTGCAACTGTTAAAAAAATAACCTCGCCGGTTGATGGAAAGGTTATTGCCTCTGTAAAAATGGCTACAACAGCCAATTATGAGCAAGCAGTAAACGCCGCACAGCAGGCATTTACAGTATGGCGAACAATGCCTGCACCTAAACGCGGCGAGATCGTTCGCCAGGTAGGCGATGCCTTGCGAAAATATAAAGACGACCTTGGCCGGCTGGTATCCTACGAGATGGGCAAAAGCCTGCAGGAAGGCTGGGGCGAGGTACAGGAGATGATAGATATTTGCGATTTTGCTGTTGGGCAAAGCCGCCAGTTATATGGATTGACTATGCATTCGGAAAGGACACAACACCGCATGTACGAACAGTACCATCCGCTGGGTGTGGTAGGCATTATATCGGCCTTTAATTTCCCGGTAGCAGTGTGGAGCTGGAATGCGGCGCTGGCCTGGGTTTGCGGTAATACCTGCATTTGGAAACCATCGGAAAAAACACCATTAACTGCTATAGCCTGTCAGCATATTGTACAGGAGGTGTTTAAACAGAATAACATACCCGACGGCGTATCGTGCCTGGTAATTGGCGACCGCGAGGTTGGCGAACTGATGGCTAATGATGCCCGTGTACCGTTGGTGTCGGCAACCGGATCGACCCGCATGGGTAAGGCTGTGGCGACTGCAGTGGCGGGCAGGTTAGGTAGAAGCCTGCTGGAACTGGGTGGCAATAACGCGATAATTATTACAGAGGATGCCAACCTGGATATGGCGCTGATAGGGGCAGTGTTTGGCGCGGTGGGTACTGCCGGACAACGGTGTACAACTACCCGCCGGTTGATCATCCACGAAAGTGTGTACGAAAGCTTTAAGCAGAAATTAGTTAAGGCTTACGCCCAGATACGCATAGGAAACCCGCTGGATGAACATAATCACATGGGCCCGCTGATTGATGCAGATGCGGTTAAACTATACCTGGATGCCATTGTCAAATGCAAAAACGAGGGGGGCAAGTTTGTGGTTAAAGGCGGTAAACTGGAAGGTGCGGGATATGAATCTGGCTGTTATGTGAAACCCTGCATTGCCGAGGTAGAGAACAGCTTTGCTATTGTGCAGCACGAAACCTTTGCACCGATATTATACCTCATCAAATACAAAACGCTGGATGAAGCCATTGCGCTGCAAAACGGTGTGCCGCAGGGTTTATCATCGGCTATAATGACCAATAATTTACGCCAGGCCGAACAATTCTTGTCCTATGCAGGTTCAGATTGTGGGATAGCTAATGTGAACATCGGCACATCGGGTGCGGAAATTGGCGGGGCGTTTGGTGGTGAAAAGGAAACAGGTGGCGGCAGGGAATCCGGATCGGACGCCTGGAAAGTTTATATGCGCAGGCAAACCAATACTATAAATTACAGCACTACGTTACCTTTAGCACAGGGTATAAAATTTGACCTGTAA
- a CDS encoding S8 family serine peptidase: MNLIKSVLAGTFIAALSINISVKAQAIPVVLPPPALKNWHTMDLKADGYYGISLNRAYEFLKGKKSKVIVVATIDSGIDTLQKDLKSILWTNTKEIPGNGIDDDHNGYIDDIHGWNFLGGPGGKCDYTETTEEIREYNKLKGKYLNAATTAANTKEYAYWLKVKATHDSTLAKSTNELQQLAPLMNVLVGTSGYIKRELHLKPGDTFNMKDLDKITNPNDTVKECKNVWASFFQEEGPTSNSAKIIKDLNDYMTKLNNDITPDLDARKRIVGDDPDNFNDKKYGSNQLKFADAMHGTMVAGFIGAVRGNGYGIDGVADNVRIMAIKAVPNGDEYDKDIANAIRYAVDNGAQIINMSFGKKISPHKDWVDAAFKYAAAHDVLLVSAAGNDNQDVDAKPDYPNDTFEDGSSADADNVINVGASGPRKNEKLAADFSNYGKKNVDIFAPGVKVTSVTMDDETNTEDGTSFASPITAGIAALILAHYPNLSSKQIKEAILQSAHPLTGLMVLKPGSKTEKVDFSTLSKTGGIVNAYDALLAASKMKGERKDISKTNIKLPAER; the protein is encoded by the coding sequence ATGAATTTAATAAAAAGTGTTTTAGCGGGCACTTTTATTGCCGCGCTATCTATAAATATCAGCGTAAAAGCACAGGCAATACCTGTTGTCCTCCCGCCACCAGCACTCAAAAACTGGCATACGATGGACCTGAAAGCTGATGGCTACTATGGTATCAGTCTTAACCGGGCGTACGAGTTTTTGAAAGGCAAAAAAAGCAAAGTTATTGTTGTAGCTACTATTGACAGCGGTATAGATACCTTGCAAAAAGACCTGAAAAGTATACTTTGGACTAATACAAAGGAAATTCCCGGCAACGGTATTGACGACGATCACAATGGTTATATCGACGACATACACGGCTGGAACTTTTTAGGTGGCCCCGGCGGTAAATGCGATTACACCGAGACTACTGAAGAGATACGCGAGTACAACAAACTAAAGGGTAAATATTTAAATGCGGCTACAACAGCAGCAAACACTAAAGAATATGCTTACTGGTTGAAAGTAAAAGCCACGCACGATTCGACCCTGGCAAAATCGACAAATGAATTGCAGCAACTTGCCCCGCTAATGAATGTTTTGGTAGGCACCAGTGGCTATATTAAACGCGAATTGCATTTAAAACCCGGCGATACCTTTAACATGAAGGATCTGGACAAGATCACCAACCCTAATGATACGGTTAAGGAATGCAAGAATGTTTGGGCGTCTTTCTTTCAGGAAGAAGGCCCAACTTCAAACAGCGCCAAGATCATTAAAGATTTGAACGACTATATGACCAAGCTGAACAACGATATTACGCCCGATCTTGACGCGCGCAAACGCATAGTAGGCGATGATCCGGATAATTTCAATGATAAGAAATATGGCAGCAACCAACTAAAGTTTGCCGACGCTATGCACGGTACCATGGTAGCGGGCTTTATAGGCGCTGTGCGGGGCAATGGCTATGGTATTGATGGTGTGGCCGATAACGTGCGTATTATGGCCATTAAAGCTGTGCCTAACGGGGACGAGTATGACAAGGATATTGCCAACGCCATCCGCTACGCGGTAGATAACGGCGCACAGATCATCAACATGAGCTTCGGTAAAAAGATATCACCACATAAAGATTGGGTTGATGCCGCATTTAAATATGCCGCCGCGCACGATGTGCTGCTGGTATCGGCTGCAGGCAATGATAATCAAGATGTAGACGCTAAACCGGATTACCCGAACGATACTTTTGAAGATGGGTCATCCGCAGACGCTGATAACGTAATTAACGTTGGCGCCTCTGGCCCGCGTAAGAATGAGAAGCTGGCTGCCGATTTTAGTAACTACGGCAAAAAGAATGTAGATATCTTCGCGCCGGGCGTAAAGGTAACATCGGTTACCATGGATGATGAAACAAATACAGAGGACGGCACCAGCTTTGCATCGCCAATTACCGCAGGTATTGCTGCGCTAATATTAGCGCACTATCCAAATTTAAGTTCTAAACAAATTAAAGAAGCTATCCTGCAATCGGCACACCCGTTAACGGGCTTAATGGTATTGAAACCCGGTAGTAAAACCGAAAAAGTTGATTTTAGCACCCTGAGCAAAACCGGGGGCATTGTAAATGCGTACGACGCATTGCTTGCAGCCTCGAAAATGAAAGGCGAGCGGAAAGATATTAGCAAAACCAACATTAAATTACCGGCAGAACGATAG
- a CDS encoding GNAT family N-acetyltransferase, translating into MYTIRKATVADTETIRHLAEETWWPTYGPILAKEQIAFMLTEIYSAEKISRQLETGEQTFLLLLEDDEPVAFAAYSPREEDPEIFKLHKLYCLPKTQGKGYGKVLINAVIEQVRKAGKHTLDLNVNRHNKALTFYQKMGFEPVYEEDIAIGPYWMNDFVMRKHLP; encoded by the coding sequence ATGTATACTATACGAAAGGCCACCGTTGCAGACACCGAGACCATCCGGCACCTTGCCGAAGAAACCTGGTGGCCCACTTATGGCCCAATATTAGCCAAAGAACAGATTGCCTTTATGCTGACTGAAATATACTCAGCTGAGAAAATAAGCAGGCAGCTGGAAACAGGCGAGCAAACCTTTTTATTATTACTGGAAGATGATGAGCCCGTGGCTTTTGCCGCTTATTCGCCACGAGAAGAAGACCCCGAAATATTTAAACTACACAAACTATACTGCCTGCCCAAAACCCAGGGCAAAGGTTATGGCAAGGTTTTAATTAACGCGGTTATTGAACAGGTGCGTAAAGCCGGTAAACACACTTTGGATTTGAATGTAAACCGCCATAATAAAGCATTGACCTTTTACCAGAAAATGGGTTTTGAACCGGTGTATGAAGAAGATATCGCCATTGGGCCATATTGGATGAACGACTTTGTTATGCGCAAACACTTACCTTAG
- a CDS encoding TMEM175 family protein gives MKTVKHEDKDLKKEFQIERLVLFSDAVFAIAITLLIIEIKVPELNLAELRRNNPEFIQHPDRALLELLSSEMLAKFIGFVVSFVVIALYWINHHLLFGMLHNYSRKLIWANLRFLFTIVLMPFTSAFYSDYWMSGLITPIAFYSINILLSGLTILQLWRMITNPANNLCVSPPPPALVSYYKARSLTAAIVFMVSFGIAYISVNWAYGTPIIIPLVMWGIKAYYRKKAPQIFTKGSDH, from the coding sequence ATGAAAACTGTAAAGCACGAAGATAAAGATCTGAAGAAGGAGTTCCAGATTGAGCGGCTGGTGTTGTTTAGCGATGCTGTATTTGCCATTGCAATTACCTTGTTGATTATTGAAATAAAAGTACCGGAGCTTAATCTTGCCGAGTTAAGAAGAAACAACCCCGAGTTTATCCAGCATCCGGATAGGGCTTTGCTTGAACTGCTGAGCAGCGAAATGTTGGCCAAGTTTATTGGCTTTGTAGTAAGTTTTGTTGTAATTGCTTTATACTGGATAAACCACCACCTGTTGTTCGGTATGCTGCACAATTATAGCCGTAAGTTAATTTGGGCTAACCTGCGTTTTTTGTTCACCATTGTGCTGATGCCTTTTACTTCGGCATTTTACAGTGATTATTGGATGAGCGGACTAATTACCCCTATCGCATTTTATTCCATTAATATTTTACTTAGCGGGTTAACCATTTTGCAATTATGGCGCATGATAACCAACCCGGCTAATAATTTATGTGTTTCGCCGCCGCCACCCGCATTGGTATCGTATTACAAGGCGCGATCTTTAACTGCCGCTATCGTATTTATGGTATCGTTTGGCATTGCCTATATTAGTGTAAACTGGGCTTATGGTACGCCTATCATTATCCCGCTTGTAATGTGGGGGATCAAAGCATATTATCGTAAAAAAGCCCCCCAAATTTTCACTAAAGGATCAGACCATTAA
- the thiL gene encoding thiamine-phosphate kinase → MFNNKGTTGIEQLGEFGLIDHLTKNIEIKQKGTIKSVGDDAAVLDFSGKKVLVSTDMLLEGIHFDLAYTPFKHLGYKAIQVNLSDVYAMNGTPAQVTVSIAVSSKFPLEAIEELYQGIYLACDKYNVDLVGGDTSASKQGLIISVTVLGYADEKDIVYRNTAQEGDLICVSGDLGGAYTGLQLLEREKLVYLENPQIQPDLEGKDYIIERQLKPEARKDIIELLKAWEVLPTAMIDVSDGLASEILHICTQSNKGCNLYEEKIPIDPMTYDTARDFNLDPTVCALSGGEDYELLFTIKQADYDKIKNHPDISIIGHITEAAAGRNLVTKSGMVHELKAQGWNAFKGPQTNTQGAE, encoded by the coding sequence ATGTTTAATAATAAAGGAACAACAGGGATTGAACAATTAGGCGAGTTTGGCCTGATAGACCACCTGACCAAAAATATAGAAATAAAGCAAAAGGGCACTATAAAATCGGTTGGCGATGACGCCGCCGTGCTTGATTTTAGCGGCAAAAAAGTATTGGTATCCACCGATATGCTGCTGGAAGGCATCCACTTCGATTTAGCTTATACCCCTTTCAAGCATTTGGGCTACAAAGCCATACAGGTAAACCTAAGCGACGTGTACGCCATGAACGGCACGCCGGCGCAGGTAACAGTTTCTATCGCAGTATCCAGCAAGTTCCCGCTGGAGGCTATTGAGGAATTATACCAGGGCATTTACCTGGCCTGCGATAAATATAATGTTGATCTGGTAGGTGGCGATACCTCTGCATCAAAACAGGGGCTCATTATCAGCGTAACCGTTTTAGGTTATGCCGATGAAAAGGATATTGTTTACCGCAACACCGCGCAGGAAGGCGACCTGATCTGCGTATCGGGCGATTTAGGCGGGGCCTACACCGGCCTGCAATTGCTGGAGCGCGAAAAACTGGTTTACCTGGAAAACCCGCAAATACAACCCGACCTGGAAGGCAAGGATTACATTATAGAGCGCCAGCTAAAACCTGAGGCCCGAAAGGATATTATTGAATTGCTGAAAGCCTGGGAAGTATTGCCAACTGCTATGATCGACGTATCGGACGGATTGGCATCAGAAATTCTGCATATCTGCACCCAAAGTAATAAAGGCTGCAATTTATACGAGGAGAAGATACCTATTGACCCGATGACCTATGATACGGCACGCGATTTTAACCTTGACCCCACCGTGTGTGCCTTAAGCGGCGGCGAAGACTACGAATTGCTGTTCACTATAAAACAAGCCGACTACGATAAGATCAAAAACCACCCCGATATCAGCATCATCGGCCATATTACCGAGGCCGCAGCCGGCCGCAACCTGGTTACAAAAAGTGGCATGGTACATGAATTGAAAGCACAGGGATGGAACGCGTTTAAGGGGCCGCAAACAAATACCCAAGGGGCAGAATAG
- the rmuC gene encoding DNA recombination protein RmuC, whose translation MDAIILAGAIVILLIAVVLFIKKPKAMDSLSADELLRLKAENDQLKISVARAEERATSLTLERDKTDLHLQDERLRYEANLRELNQELVAEKGRMAKAEESFKAQRERLAEQELYMQEIQQKFKLEFENVANKLLEEKSQKFTETNKTNLDLLLNPLKENIKQFEEKVEKVYKAESDERNVLKGEISKLMELNKQISEEANNLTRALKADTKKQGNWGEVILDRLLEASGLLEGESYTKQGKGLNLADEEGNRFQPDVIINLPDNKHIVIDSKVSLLAYERLVNCELEEERETHLKQHIISIKSHINGLGGKNYQDLYGINSPDFVLLFVPIESSFAIAIQKDIELFDFAWNKKVVLVTPSTLLATLKTVASIWKQEQQTRNAIDIATKAGALYDKFVGFINDLKKIGDNIDRSKDAYQDAFNKLSAGSGNLIGRVETLRKLGAKTTKQIDQKFIEE comes from the coding sequence ATGGATGCGATAATATTGGCGGGTGCTATTGTTATTTTACTAATTGCGGTAGTACTATTTATAAAAAAGCCGAAAGCAATGGACAGTCTTTCGGCAGATGAGTTGTTACGTTTAAAGGCCGAGAACGACCAGCTTAAAATAAGCGTAGCCCGTGCCGAAGAGCGCGCTACGAGCTTAACGCTTGAACGGGATAAAACCGACTTGCACCTGCAGGATGAACGCCTGCGCTACGAGGCCAACCTGCGCGAACTGAACCAGGAACTGGTAGCTGAGAAGGGCCGGATGGCTAAAGCCGAAGAATCGTTTAAAGCCCAGCGCGAACGGTTGGCCGAGCAGGAATTGTACATGCAGGAAATTCAGCAAAAGTTTAAGCTGGAGTTTGAAAATGTGGCTAATAAGTTGCTGGAAGAAAAATCGCAAAAGTTTACGGAGACGAATAAAACCAATCTCGATCTGTTGTTAAACCCGTTAAAGGAAAACATTAAGCAGTTTGAAGAGAAAGTGGAAAAGGTTTACAAAGCCGAATCGGACGAGCGAAATGTATTGAAGGGGGAAATTTCCAAACTGATGGAGCTGAACAAACAGATAAGTGAAGAGGCCAATAACCTTACCCGCGCGCTGAAAGCTGACACCAAAAAACAGGGCAACTGGGGCGAGGTGATACTTGACCGCCTGCTGGAAGCATCGGGTCTGCTGGAAGGTGAAAGCTATACCAAGCAGGGCAAAGGCCTTAATTTGGCTGATGAGGAAGGCAACCGTTTCCAACCCGATGTAATTATTAACCTACCGGATAACAAACACATTGTTATTGACTCGAAAGTATCCTTACTGGCTTACGAACGCCTGGTAAACTGCGAGCTTGAGGAAGAGCGCGAAACACATTTAAAACAGCATATCATTTCTATTAAAAGCCATATTAACGGACTTGGTGGTAAAAATTACCAAGACCTTTACGGCATTAACTCGCCCGATTTTGTTTTGCTTTTTGTGCCGATAGAATCATCCTTTGCCATAGCTATACAAAAGGATATTGAACTTTTTGACTTTGCCTGGAACAAAAAGGTAGTGCTGGTTACGCCTTCAACCCTGTTAGCTACCCTGAAAACGGTAGCCTCTATTTGGAAGCAGGAACAGCAAACCCGCAACGCTATTGATATTGCCACCAAAGCAGGCGCGCTGTACGATAAGTTTGTAGGCTTTATTAACGATCTGAAAAAGATTGGCGATAACATAGACCGTTCTAAAGATGCTTACCAGGATGCTTTTAATAAACTATCTGCAGGTAGCGGCAACCTGATTGGCCGTGTGGAAACATTGCGCAAGCTGGGGGCCAAAACAACCAAGCAAATAGACCAGAAGTTTATTGAGGAATAA
- a CDS encoding VOC family protein codes for MKKVTGIGGVFFKSDNPKSMNEWYAKNLGLPTGAYGTTFEWLEADDPSKKGSTSWCAFPQDTKYFNPSVKPFMINYRVENLVALLDELKKENVTIVDEVAEYDYGKFVHILDPEGNIIELWEPKDD; via the coding sequence ATGAAAAAAGTAACAGGCATTGGCGGTGTATTTTTTAAAAGTGATAATCCCAAAAGCATGAACGAATGGTACGCCAAAAACCTCGGCTTGCCTACTGGCGCATACGGAACAACCTTTGAGTGGCTGGAGGCCGACGATCCATCTAAAAAAGGTTCTACCTCATGGTGCGCGTTTCCGCAGGATACCAAATATTTTAATCCGTCGGTAAAACCGTTCATGATCAACTACCGGGTAGAAAACCTTGTGGCGCTGTTAGACGAATTAAAAAAGGAAAACGTGACCATTGTTGACGAGGTTGCCGAATATGATTATGGCAAGTTTGTCCATATACTTGACCCGGAAGGGAACATTATTGAGCTTTGGGAGCCAAAAGATGATTAG
- a CDS encoding DUF4199 domain-containing protein — MKKLIITCGIISGLIAGLWGTFSELVLPKSTSMDMRLLLGYTSMIVAFSLIFVAIKNYRDNFGSGHISFGKALKIGLLITLIASTVYLIVWLVGSHFLYPNFLENYMAQLKHEMQAQGKSAAVINQKMAEIAQFNNPVYKVLGIYAEIVPVGVVISLIAALILKNKLKTT; from the coding sequence ATGAAAAAATTAATAATTACCTGCGGCATCATCAGCGGTTTGATAGCCGGACTTTGGGGCACATTTAGCGAACTCGTATTACCTAAAAGTACCAGTATGGATATGAGGCTGCTGCTGGGGTATACCTCAATGATTGTGGCCTTCTCACTCATTTTTGTAGCCATTAAAAATTACAGGGATAACTTCGGCAGCGGTCATATCAGTTTTGGCAAAGCTTTAAAAATAGGCTTGCTCATCACCCTCATCGCATCTACCGTATACTTAATAGTATGGCTGGTGGGTTCACACTTCCTTTACCCCAACTTTTTAGAGAACTACATGGCGCAGTTAAAACACGAAATGCAGGCCCAGGGAAAAAGCGCGGCAGTTATTAACCAAAAGATGGCCGAAATAGCCCAGTTCAATAACCCGGTATATAAAGTGCTGGGGATTTATGCCGAAATTGTACCGGTTGGTGTGGTAATATCATTAATAGCCGCACTTATCCTTAAAAACAAACTGAAAACAACCTAA
- a CDS encoding response regulator transcription factor encodes MAFRIITKNRQIILYGVSLALLLVLLKWLEWHFIIIGHAFEIYASAIAVIFTALGIWLAIKLITPKVKTVIVEKEVFANTDFVLNQAEATRLRLSTRELEVLQLMANGLSNQQIAERLFVSLNTIKTHASNLFIKLEVERRTQAIETAKRLGLIP; translated from the coding sequence ATGGCTTTCCGGATAATAACAAAGAACAGGCAAATTATACTTTATGGGGTATCGCTTGCGCTGTTATTAGTGTTATTGAAATGGCTGGAATGGCACTTTATTATTATTGGCCATGCTTTTGAAATTTATGCCAGCGCTATAGCTGTTATTTTTACCGCGCTGGGCATATGGCTGGCTATCAAGTTAATTACCCCCAAAGTAAAAACGGTGATAGTTGAAAAAGAGGTATTTGCAAATACGGATTTTGTTTTAAACCAGGCCGAAGCAACCCGCCTGCGCCTAAGCACCCGCGAACTGGAGGTTTTGCAATTAATGGCCAATGGTTTAAGCAACCAGCAAATTGCGGAGCGGTTGTTTGTATCGTTAAACACCATAAAAACGCATGCCTCAAATTTGTTTATCAAACTGGAAGTAGAGCGCCGTACACAGGCTATTGAGACAGCAAAACGCTTAGGACTGATACCCTGA